In one window of Azotobacter salinestris DNA:
- a CDS encoding IS630 family transposase, translated as MKTGRPAVRIELTEHEHAELTRRRARHKGPADMQLRAEIILSCARGESGSSIARRLGITAQTVSRWRLRFARLGLQGLNDEPRSGRPRSISDEKVQEVVDRVRQTRPDDASHWSSRRMSKATHISPASVQRIWRAFGLKPHLEHTFKLSTDPAFVDKVQDIVGLYLNPPDKALVLCVDEKSQIQALNRTQPGLPLEPGYPATRTHDYQRHGTTSLFAALDVATGEVIGRLKRRHRSAEFLEFLRAIEETVESDKAIHLIMDNYAVHKTDKVRAWLVAHPRHHVHFTPTSASWLNLVERFFSMLTQKWIKRQAHTRVKDLEQSIEYYLATYNQNPRPFRWSKGAGEILASVGRAARALQRNNEANL; from the coding sequence ATGAAAACAGGCCGCCCAGCCGTTCGGATCGAACTGACCGAACACGAGCATGCCGAACTCACCCGCCGCCGAGCCAGGCACAAGGGGCCTGCCGATATGCAGCTGCGCGCCGAGATCATTCTGTCCTGCGCTCGAGGCGAGTCCGGCTCTTCCATTGCTCGACGGCTCGGCATTACGGCGCAAACCGTTTCGAGGTGGCGCCTTCGCTTCGCCCGTTTGGGCCTGCAAGGCCTCAATGACGAGCCGCGCTCAGGCCGCCCACGCAGCATCAGTGATGAAAAGGTCCAGGAAGTGGTCGACCGGGTGCGGCAGACCAGGCCCGACGATGCCAGTCATTGGAGCTCGCGCCGGATGAGCAAGGCCACCCATATTTCACCGGCGAGCGTACAGCGTATCTGGCGAGCCTTCGGGCTCAAGCCTCACCTGGAGCACACCTTCAAGCTGTCCACCGATCCCGCCTTTGTCGACAAGGTGCAGGATATCGTAGGGCTCTACCTGAATCCGCCGGATAAGGCGCTGGTACTGTGCGTCGATGAGAAAAGCCAGATCCAGGCGCTCAATCGAACACAGCCGGGGCTGCCGCTGGAGCCTGGGTATCCGGCGACCCGTACCCATGATTATCAGCGCCATGGCACGACGTCCTTGTTTGCCGCCCTGGATGTGGCCACCGGCGAGGTGATCGGACGTCTCAAGCGCCGTCACCGCAGCGCAGAATTCCTGGAGTTTCTCAGGGCCATCGAGGAAACGGTCGAGAGCGACAAGGCCATACACCTGATCATGGATAACTATGCCGTGCACAAGACCGACAAGGTGCGTGCCTGGCTTGTCGCACACCCGCGTCATCATGTGCATTTCACCCCGACGTCTGCGTCATGGCTGAATCTGGTGGAGCGCTTTTTCTCGATGCTCACCCAGAAGTGGATAAAGCGCCAGGCCCATACCCGCGTGAAGGATCTCGAGCAGTCCATCGAGTATTACCTGGCGACCTACAACCAGAATCCAAGGCCCTTCCGCTGGAGTAAGGGAGCAGGTGAAATCCTGGCCTCTGTCGGCAGGGCTGCTCGAGCCTTGCAAAGAAATAATGAAGCGAACTTGTGA
- a CDS encoding IS630 family transposase, whose translation MKTGRPAVRIELTEQEHAELTRRRARHNGPADMQLRAEIILSCARGESGSSIARRLGITAQTVSRWRLRFARLGLQGLNDEPRSGRPRSISDEKVQEVVDRVRQTRPDDASHWSSRRMSKATHISPASVQRIWRAFGLKPHLEHTFKLSTDPAFVDKVQDIVGLYLNPPDKALVLCVDEKSQIQALNRTQPGLPLEPGYPATRTHDYQRHGTTSLFAALDVATGEVIGRLKRRHRSAEFLEFLRAIEETVESDKAIHLIMDNYAVHKTDKVRAWLVAHPRYHVHFTPTSASWLNLVERFFSMLTQKWIKRQAHTSVKDLEQSIEYYLATYNQNPRPFRWRKGAGEILASVGRAARALQRNNEANL comes from the coding sequence ATGAAAACAGGCCGCCCAGCCGTTCGGATCGAACTGACCGAACAAGAGCATGCCGAACTCACCCGCCGCCGAGCCAGGCACAACGGGCCTGCCGATATGCAGCTGCGCGCCGAGATCATTCTGTCCTGCGCTCGAGGCGAGTCCGGCTCTTCCATTGCTCGACGGCTCGGCATTACGGCGCAAACCGTTTCGAGGTGGCGCCTTCGCTTCGCCCGTTTGGGCCTGCAAGGCCTCAATGACGAGCCGCGCTCAGGCCGCCCACGCAGCATCAGTGATGAAAAGGTCCAGGAAGTGGTCGACCGGGTGCGGCAGACCCGGCCCGACGATGCCAGCCATTGGAGCTCGCGCCGGATGAGCAAGGCCACCCATATTTCACCGGCGAGCGTACAGCGTATCTGGCGAGCCTTCGGGCTCAAGCCTCACCTGGAGCACACCTTCAAGCTGTCCACCGATCCTGCCTTTGTCGACAAGGTGCAGGATATCGTAGGGCTCTACCTGAATCCGCCGGATAAAGCGCTGGTACTGTGCGTCGATGAGAAAAGCCAGATCCAGGCGCTCAATCGAACACAGCCGGGGCTGCCGCTGGAGCCTGGGTATCCGGCGACCCGTACCCATGATTATCAGCGCCATGGCACGACGTCCTTGTTTGCCGCCCTGGATGTGGCCACCGGCGAGGTGATCGGACGTCTCAAGCGCCGTCACCGCAGCGCAGAATTCCTGGAGTTTCTCAGGGCCATCGAGGAAACGGTCGAGAGCGACAAGGCCATACACCTGATCATGGATAACTATGCCGTGCACAAGACCGACAAGGTGCGTGCCTGGCTTGTCGCACACCCGCGTTATCACGTGCATTTCACCCCGACGTCTGCGTCATGGCTGAATCTGGTGGAGCGCTTTTTCTCGATGCTCACCCAGAAGTGGATAAAGCGCCAGGCCCATACCAGCGTGAAGGATCTCGAGCAGTCCATCGAGTATTACCTGGCGACCTACAACCAGAATCCAAGGCCCTTCCGCTGGCGTAAGGGAGCAGGTGAAATCCTGGCCTCTGTCGGCAGGGCTGCTCGAGCCTTGCAAAGAAATAATGAAGCGAACTTGTGA
- a CDS encoding IS630 family transposase: MKCKRNSDGRAIDHHSLQVMRQQVIKAVREGQTVQSVAAAFGVNIRSVFRWLSDFANGGQNALLAKPVPGRPPRISAEEMRWLAQAVRDHSPLQYRFEFGLWTLSLIAELIRRQFGKTLSLSAVSRIMKLLGFTAQKPLHRAWQQDAALVRQWENETWPAIRAEARAAGARIYFADESGLRSDYHAGTTWAPQGETPVVEVTGRRFSVNLLSAVGTRGEFRFMLHDGTVTASVFREFLKRLLIGAEQPVFVIVDGHPVHKARLVRAFVEEQAGRLKLFYLPPYSPQLNPDEQVWGHVKRSVSRRLVQNREEMKRLALGALRRIQKLPELVKSFFRHPDCRYAAA, translated from the coding sequence ATGAAATGCAAACGAAACTCCGACGGTCGAGCAATCGACCACCATTCCCTTCAGGTCATGCGTCAGCAGGTGATCAAGGCCGTTCGCGAAGGGCAGACCGTCCAAAGCGTGGCGGCCGCTTTCGGCGTCAATATCCGCAGCGTCTTTCGCTGGCTGTCCGACTTCGCCAATGGCGGACAGAACGCCCTGCTCGCCAAGCCGGTTCCCGGACGTCCCCCCAGGATCAGTGCCGAGGAAATGCGCTGGCTGGCACAGGCCGTTCGGGACCACTCGCCGCTGCAATACCGTTTCGAGTTCGGCCTGTGGACCTTGTCGCTGATCGCCGAATTGATCCGCCGCCAGTTCGGCAAGACGCTGTCGCTGTCCGCCGTGAGCCGGATCATGAAGCTGCTCGGCTTCACCGCGCAGAAACCCTTGCATCGCGCCTGGCAGCAGGATGCGGCGCTGGTGCGCCAGTGGGAAAACGAGACCTGGCCGGCGATTCGGGCCGAGGCCCGTGCAGCGGGGGCAAGGATCTACTTCGCGGACGAGTCGGGCCTGCGCTCCGACTACCATGCCGGCACGACCTGGGCACCGCAGGGGGAAACGCCGGTGGTCGAGGTGACCGGCCGACGCTTCTCGGTGAACCTGCTGTCGGCGGTCGGGACGCGCGGCGAGTTCCGCTTCATGCTGCACGACGGGACGGTGACGGCCAGCGTGTTCCGCGAGTTTCTCAAGCGCCTGCTGATCGGTGCCGAGCAGCCGGTCTTCGTGATCGTCGATGGCCATCCGGTGCACAAGGCCCGGCTGGTCAGGGCGTTCGTCGAAGAACAGGCGGGGCGCCTGAAACTCTTCTATCTGCCGCCGTACTCGCCGCAGTTGAACCCGGACGAGCAGGTCTGGGGGCACGTCAAGCGCAGTGTGTCCAGGCGTCTTGTGCAGAATCGGGAAGAGATGAAGAGGTTGGCACTGGGTGCGCTGCGCAGAATCCAGAAGTTACCGGAGTTGGTGAAGTCGTTTTTTCGCCACCCGGACTGCCGATATGCAGCAGCATGA
- a CDS encoding IS630 family transposase: MKCKRNSDGRAIDHHSLQVMRQQAIKAVREGQTVQSVAAAFGVNIRSVFRWLSDFANGGQNALLAKPVPGRPPRIGAEEMRWLAQAVRDHSPLQYRFEFGLWTLSLIAELIRRQFGKTLSLSAVSRVMKLLGFTAQKPLYRAWQQDAALVRQWENETYPAIRAEARAAGARIYFADESGLRSDYHAGTTWAPQGETPVVEVTGRRFSVNMLSAVGTRGEFRFMLHDGTVTASVFREFLKRLLIGAEQPVFVIIDGHPVHKARLVRAFVEEQAGRLKLFYLPPYSPQLNPDEQVWGHVKRSVSRRLVQNREEMKKLALGALRRIQKLPELVKSFFRHPDCRYTAV, from the coding sequence ATGAAATGCAAACGAAACTCCGATGGTCGGGCAATCGACCACCACTCCCTCCAGGTCATGCGCCAACAGGCGATCAAGGCCGTTCGCGAAGGGCAGACCGTCCAAAGCGTGGCGGCCGCCTTCGGCGTCAATATCCGCAGCGTCTTTCGCTGGCTGTCCGACTTTGCCAATGGCGGACAGAACGCCCTGCTCGCCAAGCCGGTTCCCGGACGTCCCCCCAGGATCGGTGCCGAGGAAATGCGCTGGCTGGCACAGGCCGTTCGGGATCACTCGCCGCTGCAATACCGCTTCGAATTCGGCCTGTGGACCCTGTCGCTGATTGCCGAACTGATCCGCCGCCAGTTCGGCAAGACGCTGTCACTGTCCGCCGTGAGCCGAGTCATGAAGCTGCTCGGCTTCACCGCGCAAAAACCCTTGTATCGCGCCTGGCAGCAGGATGCGGCGTTGGTGCGCCAGTGGGAAAACGAGACCTACCCGGCGATTCGGGCCGAGGCCCGTGCAGCGGGGGCAAGGATCTACTTCGCGGACGAGTCGGGCCTGCGCTCCGACTACCATGCCGGCACGACCTGGGCACCGCAGGGGGAAACGCCGGTGGTCGAGGTGACCGGCCGACGCTTCTCGGTGAACATGCTGTCGGCGGTCGGGACGCGCGGCGAGTTCCGCTTCATGCTGCACGACGGGACGGTGACGGCCAGCGTGTTCCGCGAGTTTCTCAAGCGCCTGCTGATCGGTGCCGAGCAGCCGGTCTTCGTGATCATCGATGGCCATCCGGTGCACAAGGCCCGGCTGGTCAGGGCGTTCGTCGAAGAACAAGCGGGGCGCCTGAAACTCTTCTATCTGCCGCCGTACTCGCCACAGCTGAACCCGGACGAGCAGGTCTGGGGGCACGTCAAGCGCAGTGTGTCCAGGCGTCTTGTGCAGAACCGGGAGGAGATGAAGAAGTTGGCCCTGGGCGCGCTGCGCAGAATCCAGAAGTTGCCGGAGTTGGTGAAATCGTTTTTCCGCCACCCGGACTGCCGATATACAGCAGTATGA
- a CDS encoding response regulator, which translates to MQWNERLFELYAQPPALQKSGVSYEHWRSRVHPDDIESAEIALRALIEGYGHYNVTYRLLHPNGKIRFIQAAAQVERDGSGRALRVIGINRDITLQHELEASLLRAKEQALAASAAKSSFLANMSHEIRTPLNAVLGMLQLLRRTGLNSRQYEYASKAQSAAKSLLGPLNEVLDYSKIEAGKLQLDPHPFALETLMRDLTVVLSGNQGQNNVEVLYDLDPSLPTELIGDSLRLQQVLINLAGNALKFTLEGMVVVSIAMLERPQDSVRLRIAVSDTGIGISTEQLEHIFEGFTQAEASTTRRFGGTGLGLVICQRLIRMMGGELQVWSEPGKGSRFWFDVGFAVPKTSSTKVLCPASDHPAHVLVVADTPLAGELAVRTARALNWQAEYAGNDSLAVELVNAARQRGEPYDAVLMDWRMQGMDGLSATRTIRQRAGEIRVPTVLMVTAYDREVLDDVQKHDAPPFSDLLTKPFTPRQLVDAVQHALRGGPPRSFESLPQPARTQRLTGIRLLLVEDNELNRQVAAELLVGEGAEVELAEDGIQGVARVMTADPPYDLVIMDMQMPGIDGREATRRIREDDRFKTLPILAMTANVSGADQDACLAAGMNGHVGKPINLEKLVEAVLTLTGHGAVTPLWHPEPGGTTEIESVDSFLGRFGDDIDLFRSVLSIFRPQMSKTLNMLETCIQERDVEGTAAILHTIKGSAGTLGASMLSARAGELEAQLKEADAQAAADLLEQPILDELKRLMTRSADQIEAAIGAIQPHMAHGEEGGKKASDSD; encoded by the coding sequence CTGCAGTGGAATGAGCGTCTATTCGAACTATATGCCCAACCTCCGGCACTACAAAAAAGCGGCGTCAGCTACGAGCATTGGCGTTCCCGCGTACATCCCGACGATATCGAAAGTGCCGAAATCGCCCTCCGAGCCCTGATCGAAGGCTACGGCCATTACAACGTTACTTATCGCCTCCTCCATCCCAACGGCAAGATACGTTTCATCCAAGCCGCGGCCCAGGTCGAGCGTGATGGATCGGGCCGGGCTTTACGCGTCATCGGGATCAATCGTGACATCACCCTCCAGCATGAGCTCGAGGCCAGTCTGCTTCGGGCCAAGGAGCAGGCGCTCGCGGCCAGCGCGGCCAAGTCGTCGTTCCTGGCCAACATGAGCCATGAAATTCGCACGCCCTTGAATGCGGTATTGGGCATGTTGCAATTGCTTCGGCGAACCGGACTGAATTCGCGTCAGTATGAGTATGCGAGCAAGGCGCAATCAGCCGCCAAGTCACTGCTCGGCCCGCTCAACGAGGTGCTCGACTATTCCAAGATCGAAGCCGGCAAGTTGCAACTCGATCCGCATCCCTTCGCGCTCGAGACATTGATGCGCGACCTGACCGTTGTATTGTCCGGGAACCAGGGACAGAACAATGTCGAAGTGCTGTACGACCTCGACCCATCGCTGCCGACCGAGCTGATCGGCGACAGCCTGCGCCTCCAGCAGGTGCTGATCAATCTGGCCGGCAATGCCCTGAAATTCACTCTGGAAGGCATGGTAGTGGTCAGCATTGCCATGCTGGAACGCCCCCAGGACAGCGTTCGCCTGCGTATTGCTGTCAGCGACACTGGCATCGGCATCAGCACCGAGCAACTTGAGCATATCTTCGAGGGGTTCACCCAGGCAGAGGCCTCCACGACTCGCCGATTCGGTGGCACCGGCCTGGGGCTGGTCATCTGCCAGCGCCTGATTCGGATGATGGGGGGAGAACTGCAGGTATGGAGCGAACCAGGCAAAGGCAGCCGCTTCTGGTTCGATGTTGGTTTCGCTGTGCCGAAAACCTCTTCCACGAAAGTCCTCTGCCCGGCCAGCGACCACCCTGCCCATGTCCTGGTGGTCGCCGATACCCCCCTGGCCGGCGAGCTTGCGGTACGCACTGCACGTGCCCTGAACTGGCAGGCCGAGTATGCCGGCAATGACAGCCTGGCGGTCGAGCTGGTAAATGCGGCACGACAGCGTGGCGAGCCCTATGATGCTGTGTTGATGGACTGGCGCATGCAGGGTATGGATGGGCTCAGCGCGACGCGGACGATCCGGCAGCGGGCAGGGGAAATTCGCGTACCAACGGTGCTCATGGTCACTGCATACGATCGGGAGGTACTTGACGACGTGCAAAAACATGACGCACCGCCGTTTAGCGACCTCCTCACCAAGCCCTTCACTCCGCGACAGTTGGTGGATGCCGTACAGCACGCACTCAGGGGCGGCCCACCGAGATCATTCGAGTCGTTACCGCAGCCGGCTCGCACACAACGCCTGACTGGCATACGTCTGCTGCTGGTGGAGGATAACGAGCTCAACCGCCAGGTGGCTGCCGAACTTCTTGTCGGCGAAGGCGCAGAAGTAGAACTGGCAGAAGATGGGATACAAGGGGTCGCTCGGGTCATGACAGCCGATCCTCCTTACGATCTGGTCATCATGGACATGCAGATGCCGGGTATCGATGGTCGTGAAGCGACCCGGCGCATTCGTGAAGATGACCGCTTCAAGACATTGCCGATCCTGGCGATGACGGCAAATGTATCGGGTGCCGATCAGGACGCCTGCCTGGCAGCCGGCATGAATGGTCATGTGGGCAAACCGATCAACCTGGAAAAGCTGGTGGAGGCAGTCCTGACCCTGACTGGGCACGGAGCCGTCACACCGCTATGGCACCCCGAACCCGGCGGTACGACCGAGATTGAATCCGTCGATTCGTTCCTGGGCCGCTTCGGTGACGATATCGATCTATTTCGCAGCGTACTAAGCATTTTTCGTCCGCAAATGAGCAAGACGTTGAACATGCTCGAGACATGTATCCAGGAAAGGGATGTCGAGGGTACTGCTGCCATACTGCATACCATCAAAGGCTCTGCCGGTACCCTTGGGGCCAGCATGCTGTCTGCCCGGGCCGGCGAACTCGAGGCCCAGCTCAAGGAAGCTGATGCCCAAGCGGCAGCCGATCTTCTTGAGCAGCCGATCCTGGATGAACTGAAGCGCCTCATGACGAGAAGTGCCGATCAGATCGAGGCTGCGATCGGAGCCATACAGCCTCACATGGCGCACGGAGAGGAAGGAGGCAAAAAAGCCAGCGATAGCGATTGA
- a CDS encoding IS5 family transposase, with protein sequence MKQLSFADAEYAGKRKQTRRERFLLEMDQVVPWQGLIALIEPYYPKGEGGRPAYPLAAMLRVHLMQNWFGYSDPAMEEALYETTLLRQFAGLSLERIPDETTLLNFRRLLEKHELAGGILEVINGYLGERGLSLRQGTIVDATLIHAPSSTKNKDGKRDPEMHSTKKGNQYYFGAKAHIGADAESGLVHSVVVTAANVADVTQVDQLLHGEENVVSADAGYTGVEKRPEHEGRQVIWQVAARRSTYKKHGKRSALYKAIRKIEKAKAQVRAKVEHPFRVIKRQFGYTKVRFRGLAKNTSQLVTLFALSNLWMARRYLLANAGEVRL encoded by the coding sequence ATGAAGCAACTGTCCTTCGCCGATGCCGAGTATGCCGGCAAGCGCAAGCAGACCCGCCGCGAGCGCTTCCTGCTCGAGATGGACCAGGTGGTGCCGTGGCAGGGGCTGATCGCCCTGATCGAGCCCTACTATCCCAAGGGCGAAGGCGGTCGGCCCGCCTACCCGCTGGCAGCCATGCTGCGCGTGCACCTGATGCAGAACTGGTTCGGCTACAGCGATCCGGCGATGGAGGAAGCGCTGTACGAAACCACTCTCCTGCGCCAGTTCGCCGGCCTGAGCCTGGAGCGCATCCCGGACGAAACGACCCTCCTCAACTTCCGTCGCCTGCTGGAGAAGCACGAACTGGCCGGGGGAATACTGGAGGTGATCAACGGCTATCTGGGCGAGCGCGGACTGTCGCTGCGCCAGGGCACCATTGTCGACGCCACCCTGATCCATGCGCCGAGCTCGACGAAGAACAAGGACGGCAAGCGCGACCCGGAAATGCACTCGACGAAGAAGGGCAACCAGTACTACTTCGGCGCAAAAGCTCACATTGGTGCCGACGCTGAGTCGGGTCTGGTGCACAGCGTGGTGGTCACGGCAGCCAACGTGGCAGATGTCACCCAAGTCGACCAACTGCTGCATGGCGAGGAAAACGTAGTGAGTGCCGATGCGGGCTATACCGGCGTAGAGAAGCGCCCCGAGCATGAAGGTCGGCAGGTCATCTGGCAGGTCGCGGCCCGGCGCAGTACCTACAAGAAGCATGGCAAGCGTAGCGCCTTATACAAAGCGATCCGCAAGATCGAGAAGGCCAAGGCCCAGGTACGAGCCAAGGTCGAACATCCGTTCCGCGTGATCAAGCGCCAGTTTGGCTACACCAAGGTGCGCTTCCGGGGATTGGCCAAAAACACGTCACAGTTGGTGACGCTGTTCGCCTTGTCGAATCTGTGGATGGCGCGCCGATATTTACTGGCGAATGCAGGAGAGGTGCGCCTGTAA
- a CDS encoding response regulator, with protein MPYCIAGLIANNYSPDLILLDVVMPDMDGLETLEKLKDKIDITRTPVIFMTAGADQKKMEHYRSLGAKGIIIKPFNPTKLHEEIKKLL; from the coding sequence GTGCCCTATTGTATTGCCGGATTAATAGCAAACAACTATTCACCCGACCTGATACTGCTCGACGTTGTAATGCCGGACATGGACGGACTTGAAACCTTGGAGAAACTGAAAGACAAGATAGACATAACGCGCACGCCTGTCATTTTCATGACAGCCGGAGCGGACCAGAAAAAAATGGAACACTATCGCAGCCTTGGAGCCAAGGGCATCATAATAAAGCCATTCAACCCTACCAAGCTGCACGAAGAAATAAAAAAATTGTTATAG
- a CDS encoding IS5 family transposase, with protein sequence MKQLSFADAEYAGKRKQTRRERFLLEMDQVVPWQGLIALIEPYYPKGEGGRPAYPLAAMLRVHLMQNWFGYSDPAMEEALYETTLLRQFAGLSLERIPDETTLLNFRRLLEKHELAGGILEVINGYLGERGLSLRQSTIVDATLIHAPSSTKNKDGKRDPEMHSTKKGNQYYFGAKAHIGADAESGLVHSVVVTAANVADVTQVDQLLHGEENVVSADAGYTGVEKRPEHEGRQVIWQVAARRSTYKKHGKRSALYKAIRKIEKAKAQVRAKVEHPFRVIKRQFGYTKVRFRGLAKNTSQLVTLFALSNLWMARRYLLANAGEVRL encoded by the coding sequence ATGAAGCAACTGTCCTTCGCCGATGCCGAGTATGCCGGCAAGCGCAAGCAGACCCGCCGCGAGCGCTTCCTGCTCGAGATGGACCAGGTGGTGCCGTGGCAGGGGCTGATCGCCCTGATCGAGCCCTACTATCCCAAGGGCGAAGGCGGTCGGCCCGCCTACCCGCTGGCAGCCATGCTGCGCGTGCACCTGATGCAGAACTGGTTCGGCTACAGCGATCCGGCGATGGAGGAAGCGCTGTACGAAACCACTCTCCTGCGCCAGTTCGCCGGCCTGAGCCTGGAGCGCATCCCGGACGAAACGACCCTCCTCAACTTCCGTCGCCTGCTGGAGAAGCACGAACTGGCCGGGGGAATACTGGAGGTGATCAACGGCTATCTGGGCGAGCGCGGACTGTCGCTGCGCCAGAGCACCATTGTCGACGCCACCCTGATCCATGCGCCGAGCTCGACGAAGAACAAGGACGGCAAGCGCGACCCGGAAATGCACTCGACGAAGAAGGGCAACCAGTACTACTTCGGCGCAAAAGCTCACATTGGTGCCGACGCTGAGTCGGGTCTGGTGCACAGCGTGGTGGTCACGGCAGCCAACGTGGCAGATGTCACCCAAGTCGACCAACTGCTGCATGGCGAGGAAAACGTAGTGAGTGCCGATGCGGGCTATACCGGCGTAGAGAAGCGCCCCGAGCATGAAGGTCGGCAGGTCATCTGGCAGGTCGCGGCCCGGCGCAGTACCTACAAGAAGCATGGCAAGCGTAGCGCCTTATACAAAGCGATCCGCAAGATCGAGAAGGCCAAGGCCCAGGTACGAGCCAAGGTCGAACATCCGTTCCGCGTGATCAAGCGCCAGTTTGGCTACACCAAGGTGCGCTTCCGGGGATTGGCCAAAAACACGTCACAGTTGGTGACGCTGTTCGCCTTGTCGAATCTGTGGATGGCGCGCCGATATTTACTGGCGAATGCAGGAGAGGTGCGCCTGTAA
- a CDS encoding UbiX family flavin prenyltransferase has protein sequence MNAQRLVVGISGATGIIYGIRALQMLRALEVESHLVVSRAGEMTRAYETRLRREELYALADHVHPIGDVGASISSGSFRTLGMLVAPCSVRTLAEIASGVTTTLLTRAADVALKERRRLVLMVREAPLHAGHIRNMLAVTELGGIIHPPVPAFYTEPQSIADIVDHSVARALDCFGLEVPGLPRWGEDLATTPADRRRSL, from the coding sequence ATGAACGCGCAACGGCTGGTCGTGGGGATCAGTGGCGCCACCGGCATCATCTATGGCATCCGCGCCCTGCAGATGCTCAGGGCGCTGGAAGTGGAAAGCCATCTGGTGGTGTCGCGCGCCGGCGAGATGACTCGCGCCTACGAAACCCGGCTCAGGCGCGAGGAGCTGTACGCGCTGGCCGATCACGTACACCCGATCGGCGATGTCGGCGCCAGCATTTCCAGCGGCTCGTTCAGGACGCTGGGCATGCTGGTGGCGCCCTGTTCGGTGCGCACCCTGGCAGAAATCGCCAGCGGTGTGACCACCACCTTGCTGACCCGCGCCGCCGACGTGGCGCTGAAGGAGCGCCGGCGCCTGGTGCTGATGGTTCGCGAGGCGCCGCTGCATGCCGGGCATATCCGCAACATGCTCGCCGTGACCGAGCTGGGCGGCATCATCCATCCGCCGGTCCCGGCCTTCTACACCGAGCCGCAGAGCATCGCCGACATCGTCGACCATTCGGTGGCCCGTGCACTCGACTGCTTCGGACTGGAGGTGCCGGGACTGCCGCGTTGGGGGGAGGACCTCGCCACGACGCCGGCGGACAGGCGCCGGAGCCTCTGA